Genomic DNA from Bacteroidota bacterium:
ATTGCGAAGATTTTTTTCATAAAGATTATTATTGAACCACACTCAATGACATGTGATGACCATCAAGAGCAGGATCAGTGATTGCATCATAAACTCCTAAAATTCCATCTCTTTTTCCTTGCACCTGCAGCGTATAATTAGCACCGACAACCAAACCTGTCAGCATTCTAACATAGCTACAACTCCATACAGTTATTGTCCCCGTCACATCATCATAACTTTGAATTTTCGTTCCAGTTCCACCTATAGATGCTGCATTATTCAATACTCTGAAGTGAACAAAAGCCATCGAATTAGTATAACCATAACCCGAAGCAGAAAACAGTACAAGTGCAGAAGTGTTTTGCGCAGTGAATGCAAATGTCATGGGTGTAACATTTGCCCAGCCTACAGTATTTACCGTCCACGCAGAACTAAGAAATACACCTTGTTTAAAAGTAACACCTGTTGGACCTGTTACGCCATTGGTGCCATTTGTTCCATTTGTTCCGTTAGTGCCGTTGGTTCCATTTGTACCATTCGCTCCAGCAGGGCCGGTTGGACCTGTTACACCATTCGTTCCGTTGGTTCCGTTGGTGCCGTTAGTACCATTAGTTCCATTCGTCCCGTTAGTACCATTTGTTCCTGCGGGTCCGGTTGGGCCAATTGGTCCGGGAGAACCAACTACGCAATCAGTAGAGTTCCAGAGTCCATCTGTATTAATATCTTCGGCAGGGTCATTTATTCCGTTGCCGTTTAAATCCCAGCAGTTAATACCATTTGCTCCGATGGTGCCGTTTGTTCCGGTTGTACCTGTTGCTCCGTTTGCACCGGCACAATCAAGGGCATCCCAGTTGCCATCCGCATTAATATCTTCGGCAGGATCATTTATTCCGTTTCCATTTGTATCCCAGCAATTAATTCCGTTGTTTCCGTTAACACCTGCAATGCCCGTAGCACCCGTTGCACCATTAACTCCTGCAGGACCCGTTGCGCCCACAGCGCCTGTTACACCATTTGCTCCCGCAGCTCCTGTTGTGCCAATAACTCCTCCGGCTCCCGTTGGTCCTGTGGGTCCTGATAACTGGCAAAGTGAAACCCATGAACTTGAGAGAGCGGAATAATAAAAGAAACATCCGAAGGAAGTATCAAAAACCAGCAAGCCATC
This window encodes:
- a CDS encoding collagen-like protein; this translates as MKKLLPITLCAAFFLLPSLLNVILFSLPNGEGRCGAGWASCSAQDNVGIGTNTPNASAILEMLSSTKGMLAPRVTTAQRNAIVVNASTDGLLVFDTSFGCFFYYSALSSSWVSLCQLSGPTGPTGAGGVIGTTGAAGANGVTGAVGATGPAGVNGATGATGIAGVNGNNGINCWDTNGNGINDPAEDINADGNWDALDCAGANGATGTTGTNGTIGANGINCWDLNGNGINDPAEDINTDGLWNSTDCVVGSPGPIGPTGPAGTNGTNGTNGTNGTNGTNGTNGTNGVTGPTGPAGANGTNGTNGTNGTNGTNGTNGVTGPTGVTFKQGVFLSSAWTVNTVGWANVTPMTFAFTAQNTSALVLFSASGYGYTNSMAFVHFRVLNNAASIGGTGTKIQSYDDVTGTITVWSCSYVRMLTGLVVGANYTLQVQGKRDGILGVYDAITDPALDGHHMSLSVVQ